One genomic segment of Bacteroidales bacterium includes these proteins:
- a CDS encoding Do family serine endopeptidase encodes MKAKRILSLLLVAIVGGLTAYGINWYFGNQYLRKSADINNAMHVNNVTGNSITTLPDFTIAAEKTVNAVVHVKTTYGQSNKQPSVYDFFFGDPFNNPYGQRLPQMASGSGVIISSDGYIITNNHVVENAHNIEIVLNDNRTYNAKLIGRDPATDIALVKIDEKDLPTIPYGNSDKLKVGEWVLAVGNPFNLTSTVTAGIVSAKERNINLLRQKQQYAIESFIQTDAAVNPGNSGGALVNTNGELVGINTAIASQTGSYSGYSFAVPVTIVKKVVADLMEFGTVQRALLGINIQDVDAKLAEELKLDKPEGVYVANVNKGSSAEDAGIEAKDVIVQINDTKIEKVSELQEQISRFSPGDKVIVWVKRNNKLKKFLVELKNSLGTTEVVNKNIIDVLGASFAEVTDKQKEELNIKNGVEVTDIQAGKLMRAGVKSGFIITHINRQEVRSPKEIQDILKDTHGGVYIQGVYPDGNVAYYAFGLE; translated from the coding sequence ATGAAAGCAAAAAGAATTTTAAGTTTACTTCTCGTAGCCATAGTCGGCGGGTTAACTGCTTACGGCATTAATTGGTATTTCGGAAATCAATATTTAAGAAAATCCGCAGATATTAATAATGCCATGCACGTAAATAATGTTACCGGAAATTCAATAACAACACTTCCGGATTTTACAATTGCTGCCGAGAAAACTGTAAATGCTGTTGTTCACGTGAAAACAACCTATGGGCAATCAAACAAACAACCTTCAGTTTATGACTTTTTTTTCGGAGATCCGTTCAATAATCCGTACGGGCAAAGATTACCTCAAATGGCTTCCGGTTCCGGTGTTATTATTTCAAGTGACGGATATATAATAACAAATAATCATGTTGTTGAAAATGCTCACAATATTGAGATCGTGCTTAATGATAACAGAACTTACAATGCCAAATTAATCGGAAGAGACCCCGCAACAGATATTGCACTTGTAAAAATTGACGAAAAAGATCTTCCTACAATTCCGTATGGTAATTCAGACAAACTAAAAGTCGGTGAATGGGTTTTGGCAGTAGGCAATCCGTTTAATTTAACTTCTACTGTTACAGCAGGTATTGTCAGTGCAAAAGAAAGAAATATTAATTTGCTTCGTCAAAAACAACAATATGCTATTGAATCATTTATCCAAACTGATGCTGCTGTTAATCCGGGAAACAGCGGAGGTGCACTTGTAAATACAAACGGAGAATTAGTTGGCATTAATACTGCCATTGCTTCTCAAACAGGTTCTTATTCAGGTTATTCATTTGCAGTTCCTGTAACTATCGTAAAAAAGGTTGTAGCAGATTTAATGGAATTCGGTACTGTTCAAAGAGCATTATTAGGAATAAACATTCAAGATGTGGATGCTAAACTTGCTGAAGAACTGAAACTGGACAAACCTGAAGGAGTATATGTTGCTAATGTAAATAAAGGAAGTTCAGCAGAAGATGCAGGTATTGAAGCTAAAGATGTAATTGTTCAGATAAATGATACAAAAATTGAGAAAGTATCGGAACTTCAAGAACAAATAAGCAGATTCAGCCCGGGTGATAAAGTTATTGTATGGGTTAAACGAAATAATAAACTTAAAAAATTCTTGGTTGAATTAAAGAATAGTCTGGGAACAACCGAAGTAGTTAATAAAAATATTATTGATGTTCTGGGTGCTTCTTTTGCTGAAGTTACTGATAAACAAAAAGAGGAATTAAACATTAAAAACGGAGTTGAAGTAACTGATATTCAGGCAGGCAAATTAATGAGAGCCGGAGTAAAATCCGGATTTATCATAACACATATTAACAGACAAGAAGTCAGATCACCCAAAGAAATTCAAGATATTTTAAAAGATACTCATGGCGGTGTATATATTCAAGGTGTATATCCTGACGGTAATGTCGCATACTATGCATTTGGTTTAGAATAA
- a CDS encoding T9SS type A sorting domain-containing protein: MMKQILILLIQILISAQIFAQVTQSQAYEAENVGYFITPAETPYGIVFTDNLASRIYLLNKGEVKTLVESPGCGRYFNIPEDRKYIFYKSINNKGEQAPAYFDLEQNKNIILLEYAKLYSQPSIANNGDIFIIRSQSSNISFLKFNISNPKNQYTLSGNQYANLTPVSPDAQYAVYDVNQDYFVLLNLKTEEEVKLPNDGTGVIYPKWSPDSKKILYQSRNTELFVYELETKNIYKIGKGGAGSWDENSNDIIFQRTEANPMTFEFISSELFISDYKGENIRQITNTEEIFEMTPSFASDGNILYQTYDKRQIIKAKLDKTKSEIVSKQIMLDNPKEIKPKFYNQDFFLRNNKDAVHLEKDVPYIHQVYDAPTGRNGDAACAPTTSVMALAYYNRLPQWPVEALNFPDTVPPNHKSLYSGYILDRYRYNNFYLDAYSVSKNAYGGYAYMWVDPYDSPGQEGMYNFQELHKMVSTGYVWLGNCTFENTISEINNQYPHPICSWITASGHLTLAVGYFLEEHIVIFNDPYGNKNFGYPNYNGKDSYYDWPGWNNGFQNLDPDGSHGTVAWTLTARSEEPEYNNLNIDDIYYNHGFYMYNDESLQKYYRSVYTDAGQNGHLWWTVGMGGVDDECYVTWTPNIPADDLYNIKAYIPDEFSDDYDTYNREITNSAFYKVFFEGGNTVVTINQKINQGTWVDLGTYNFTQTGNYYVYLGDSVSVSDDGKKVLFDAVKFEQGNSNQLINQKIIEIYPNPSDGKILIQGLNKISSSDVFIEISNLSGKVIEQLKVKSPGIITNIDLSSYSKGIYFVKVYSSTYNFSKKIILK, from the coding sequence ATGATGAAACAAATACTGATACTGTTGATACAAATATTGATCTCTGCTCAAATATTTGCTCAAGTAACACAAAGTCAAGCCTATGAGGCTGAAAATGTCGGTTATTTCATTACACCTGCAGAAACACCGTACGGTATAGTTTTTACTGATAATCTTGCTTCAAGAATATATCTTTTAAACAAGGGAGAAGTTAAAACTTTGGTTGAAAGCCCCGGTTGCGGACGTTATTTTAATATTCCGGAAGACAGAAAATATATTTTCTACAAATCAATTAATAATAAAGGAGAGCAAGCTCCTGCTTATTTTGATTTAGAACAAAATAAAAATATAATTCTTTTAGAATATGCTAAATTATACAGTCAGCCTTCAATTGCAAATAACGGTGATATATTTATTATTAGGAGTCAAAGCTCAAATATTTCATTTCTGAAATTTAATATTTCAAACCCAAAAAATCAATATACATTATCCGGTAATCAATATGCAAATCTAACTCCTGTTTCCCCGGATGCTCAATATGCTGTTTATGATGTTAATCAAGATTATTTTGTTTTATTGAACCTAAAAACAGAGGAAGAAGTTAAACTTCCTAATGACGGAACCGGTGTTATCTACCCTAAATGGTCGCCCGACAGCAAAAAGATTCTTTATCAAAGTCGAAATACGGAATTATTTGTATATGAATTAGAAACCAAAAATATATATAAAATTGGTAAAGGCGGAGCAGGCAGTTGGGATGAAAATTCAAATGATATTATTTTTCAAAGAACAGAGGCAAATCCCATGACTTTTGAATTTATAAGTTCTGAACTTTTTATTTCGGATTATAAAGGAGAAAATATCAGACAAATTACAAATACTGAAGAAATATTTGAAATGACACCTTCATTTGCTTCCGACGGCAATATTTTATATCAAACATATGATAAGCGACAAATTATTAAAGCAAAATTAGATAAAACAAAATCTGAAATTGTTTCAAAACAAATAATGTTAGATAATCCTAAAGAAATAAAACCGAAATTTTATAATCAAGATTTTTTTTTGAGAAATAACAAAGATGCAGTTCATCTTGAGAAAGATGTTCCGTACATTCATCAGGTATATGATGCACCTACCGGAAGAAACGGAGATGCAGCTTGTGCACCTACAACTTCAGTAATGGCTTTGGCATATTATAACAGGCTTCCTCAATGGCCTGTTGAAGCTTTAAACTTTCCTGATACTGTTCCGCCTAATCATAAATCTTTATATTCCGGTTATATTTTGGACAGGTATCGTTATAATAATTTTTATTTAGATGCTTATTCGGTAAGTAAAAATGCATATGGGGGATATGCATATATGTGGGTAGATCCGTATGATTCTCCTGGTCAAGAGGGGATGTATAATTTTCAGGAACTTCATAAAATGGTATCAACCGGTTATGTTTGGTTAGGGAACTGTACATTTGAAAATACAATATCTGAAATTAACAATCAATATCCGCATCCTATATGCAGTTGGATAACAGCATCAGGGCATCTTACTTTGGCTGTAGGTTATTTTCTTGAAGAACATATTGTTATTTTTAATGATCCGTACGGGAATAAGAATTTCGGGTATCCGAATTATAACGGAAAAGACAGTTATTATGATTGGCCCGGTTGGAATAACGGTTTTCAAAATCTTGATCCGGACGGCTCACACGGTACTGTTGCATGGACATTAACAGCCCGAAGTGAAGAACCTGAATACAATAACTTGAATATTGATGATATATATTACAATCACGGTTTTTATATGTATAATGATGAAAGCTTGCAAAAATATTACCGAAGTGTTTATACAGATGCCGGCCAAAACGGCCATCTTTGGTGGACTGTCGGCATGGGAGGAGTTGATGATGAGTGTTATGTTACTTGGACTCCGAATATACCGGCTGATGATTTATACAATATAAAGGCATATATACCTGATGAATTTTCTGATGATTACGATACTTATAACCGAGAAATAACAAATTCTGCTTTTTACAAAGTTTTTTTTGAGGGCGGGAATACTGTTGTAACAATAAACCAGAAAATAAATCAAGGAACTTGGGTTGATTTGGGTACATATAATTTTACTCAAACAGGTAATTATTATGTTTATCTCGGAGATTCTGTCAGTGTTTCTGATGACGGGAAGAAAGTGCTTTTTGATGCCGTTAAATTTGAACAAGGAAATTCAAATCAATTAATAAATCAAAAAATTATTGAGATTTATCCAAACCCTTCCGACGGTAAAATTTTAATTCAAGGTCTTAATAAAATTAGTTCTTCCGATGTTTTTATTGAAATAAGTAATTTATCGGGAAAAGTGATTGAACAATTAAAAGTTAAGTCTCCCGGCATTATAACAAATATTGATTTATCTTCTTATTCAAAAGGTATTTATTTTGTAAAAGTTTACAGTTCAACATATAACTTTAGTAAAAAAATAATTCTGAAATAA
- the dapF gene encoding diaminopimelate epimerase has product MLKFYKYHGTGNDFIIIDNFSGEIDDLSEETIKHLCNRRFGIGADGLIILKKPRNKYGTGYSDYDFEMDYYNADGSGATMCGNGGRCIVAFAHKIGIIKDKAEFIASDGVHQAVIHKSGIVALKMNDVDAVNRVGDDYTCYTGSPHFISFVDDLEKTDVYKEGQKIRYSDKYIDAGINVNFVEPVNAATINIRTYERGVEDETLSCGTGSVASALIFAELNNEKTGEYTINVKGGTLKVCFEKKEEKFINIWLSGPATFVFEGKVNPDDIRIVHPFVKGMKEDKTEIIPEYRRNLPHFQPKDGVFFITFRLHGTLPKHITESIKDNYEVEIAKCKNQNEKNEVHKEYFEEYDSLLDSFELSGNLLKEDKNAEIVKEAIHYRDGKDYTLICYTIMLNHVHLIFYKAQKQVFRILGSLKRHTSRQINLLNDTTGTKVWQKESYDNLIKNRNELATKIKFTVNNPVKAGLVNNWKDWKYTYCKKEFLEE; this is encoded by the coding sequence ATGTTGAAGTTTTATAAATATCACGGAACCGGAAATGATTTTATTATTATTGATAATTTCTCCGGTGAAATTGACGATCTTTCAGAAGAGACAATCAAGCATTTATGTAACAGACGTTTCGGTATTGGTGCAGACGGGTTGATAATTCTTAAAAAGCCCCGTAACAAGTACGGGACAGGCTATTCTGATTATGATTTTGAAATGGACTATTATAATGCCGACGGAAGCGGTGCAACCATGTGCGGAAACGGCGGAAGATGTATTGTTGCATTTGCACATAAAATTGGTATTATAAAAGATAAAGCAGAATTTATTGCATCCGACGGTGTACATCAGGCTGTAATACACAAATCAGGAATTGTAGCATTGAAGATGAATGATGTTGATGCAGTAAATCGGGTGGGGGATGATTACACCTGTTATACAGGATCACCGCATTTTATCAGTTTTGTTGATGATCTTGAAAAGACAGATGTATATAAAGAAGGGCAAAAGATCAGATATTCCGATAAATATATAGATGCAGGAATTAATGTAAATTTTGTTGAGCCTGTAAATGCTGCAACAATTAATATCAGAACTTACGAAAGAGGTGTAGAAGATGAGACCTTATCTTGCGGAACAGGATCCGTTGCTTCGGCATTAATTTTTGCAGAATTAAATAACGAAAAGACAGGCGAATACACAATTAATGTAAAAGGCGGAACTTTAAAAGTTTGTTTTGAAAAAAAAGAGGAAAAATTTATTAATATTTGGTTGTCAGGACCTGCAACTTTTGTTTTTGAAGGAAAAGTAAATCCTGATGATATCAGGATTGTACATCCCTTTGTTAAAGGGATGAAAGAAGACAAAACAGAAATTATCCCCGAATACAGAAGAAACCTGCCGCATTTTCAACCCAAAGACGGTGTGTTTTTTATTACATTTCGTTTGCACGGAACTTTACCTAAACATATTACTGAAAGCATAAAAGATAATTATGAAGTTGAAATTGCAAAGTGTAAAAATCAAAATGAGAAAAATGAAGTTCACAAAGAATATTTTGAAGAATATGACAGTTTATTAGATAGCTTTGAATTATCCGGTAATTTATTAAAAGAAGATAAAAATGCAGAAATTGTAAAAGAAGCCATACATTACAGAGACGGAAAAGATTACACACTTATTTGTTATACAATTATGTTAAATCATGTTCATTTGATCTTTTATAAAGCACAAAAACAAGTATTTAGAATTTTAGGTTCATTAAAAAGACATACTTCAAGACAAATTAATTTATTAAATGATACCACAGGTACAAAAGTTTGGCAAAAAGAAAGTTATGATAATTTGATAAAGAACAGGAATGAATTAGCAACTAAAATTAAGTTTACTGTTAATAATCCGGTAAAAGCCGGTTTGGTTAATAATTGGAAAGATTGGAAATATACATATTGTAAAAAGGAATTTTTAGAAGAGTAA
- a CDS encoding sigma-70 family RNA polymerase sigma factor has product MRQLKITKSITNRDSASLDKYLQDIGKVNLLSVEEEVDLAQRIRKGEHEALEKLTKANLRFVVSVAKQYQHQGLSLPDLINEGNLGLMKAAKKFDETRGFKFISYAVWWIRQSILQALAEQSRIVRLPLNQVGAVNKIYRFFAEFQQKYNREPTTKEISEELDITQKKIFQVLKAAGKHMSMDAPLTTDSDSNSLIDIMENDGIDPSDNSLIKESLLKEIERALKTLPEREAIIIKHFFGVNDEELSLREIGDKLGLTRERVRQLKERALRKLRKTSRSKHLKTFLG; this is encoded by the coding sequence ATGAGGCAACTTAAAATAACAAAGTCAATTACAAACAGAGACAGTGCTTCTTTAGACAAGTATCTTCAAGACATCGGTAAAGTTAATTTGTTATCGGTTGAAGAAGAAGTTGATTTAGCTCAAAGAATAAGAAAGGGTGAGCATGAAGCTCTTGAGAAGCTTACGAAAGCAAATTTAAGGTTTGTTGTATCTGTTGCAAAGCAATACCAACATCAAGGTTTAAGCCTTCCTGATCTTATTAATGAAGGGAATTTGGGTTTAATGAAAGCGGCTAAAAAATTCGATGAAACCAGAGGGTTTAAATTCATTTCTTATGCTGTTTGGTGGATAAGACAATCAATTTTGCAAGCACTCGCCGAACAATCAAGAATTGTGAGATTACCTTTAAACCAAGTTGGTGCAGTAAATAAAATATATCGGTTTTTTGCCGAGTTTCAACAAAAATATAACAGAGAACCTACAACAAAAGAAATCTCTGAAGAATTAGATATTACCCAAAAGAAGATATTTCAAGTTTTGAAAGCTGCCGGGAAACACATGTCAATGGATGCACCATTAACAACTGATTCAGACAGTAACAGTTTGATTGATATTATGGAGAATGATGGTATTGACCCGTCAGATAATTCTTTAATAAAGGAATCATTATTGAAAGAAATAGAGCGTGCATTAAAGACTTTACCTGAAAGGGAAGCTATTATTATTAAACATTTTTTCGGAGTTAATGATGAGGAGTTGTCTTTGAGAGAAATTGGTGATAAATTAGGTCTTACCCGAGAAAGAGTTCGACAACTGAAAGAGAGGGCGCTAAGGAAGCTGCGTAAAACTTCGAGAAGTAAACATTTAAAAACATTTTTAGGATAA
- a CDS encoding DUF4293 domain-containing protein: protein MIQRIQTLWFLLASATAVLIYFFPVIELTHENALYVYDYDSISIAGMDNLIQSGYIVAGLLGVIAFLSFIAIFFFKNRILQMRICTLISLLIIFLVGLISYFSLSSGNNIAATIGLSAVLPIIIFIFILMARRAVKKDYKLVRSVDRIR from the coding sequence ATGATTCAAAGAATTCAAACTTTATGGTTTTTACTTGCTTCAGCTACAGCTGTTTTAATTTACTTTTTTCCTGTGATTGAACTGACACATGAAAATGCTTTATATGTATATGATTATGACTCAATTAGTATTGCAGGAATGGATAACTTAATCCAAAGTGGCTATATTGTTGCCGGATTGTTGGGAGTAATTGCTTTTTTAAGTTTTATTGCAATTTTCTTTTTTAAAAACAGAATACTCCAAATGAGAATTTGTACATTAATCAGTTTACTGATAATCTTTCTGGTAGGTTTAATTTCGTATTTTTCTTTATCATCCGGAAATAACATTGCAGCAACAATCGGCTTATCTGCCGTATTACCGATAATTATTTTTATCTTTATTTTAATGGCAAGAAGAGCCGTTAAAAAAGATTATAAACTTGTAAGATCAGTTGACAGAATCAGATAA